In Verrucomicrobiia bacterium, the DNA window TATCATTCAAGTAATCCAAGAACTGGTTGCAAAGGTTTGCAGCAATCCACCGCACTACTAAAGCGCCAAACCACCACCATGCTTCATTAACAATAGCCGGTGACCGTGAGCTTGTGTAGGCTATAAAAAGATCAATCAGCCGGGCCAGAATTAACAGCGCACTCAAATCTATGGCTGCATAGACAATGTTGGCCGCCACAAGTGCGATGACATAGAATCTACTAGCCTCATACGCCAACCGAAAATTTCTGAGCAACAAACTAAACATCTTTATCAAAGTATAATCCAGTGAAGTCGGGGCGTCACGCGAAGCATGGTGCCCATAGATGGATTAACCTCCCTAGATCAATAGTAAGCCAGCCGGTAGCTGAGGCCTCAGAACTTCAAAATCTTTATCAAGCGTCAGCAGGGGCATATGTAGTTGCTTGGCGAGCGCCGCTATCCATAAATCATTAAACGACAATACCTTGCCGTTCTTCCGGGCATACATATATAGCTCTGCGTAAACCTTGGTGGTATCCAGGGTAACGTCAGTCAGCCTAACTCCTTCTGTTGCCAAGAATCTCTGGAGAACGGCTTCATTCTCGTCAGGCCTGGCACCATTCGCAAATCCATAGCGTAGTTCACCAATGACAATCACGGGCACAATAATAACGTCAGCCCCCGAAAAAGTGTTTTGGACGTCACTATTTCCTTGCTGAAGCGCACTATAGGCACTCGTATCAATGATCACTTTTTATCTCGCGGGCCATAATATTTTTCTGGTCCCTATCCGCACTATCAATAGCTTTTAGGGTAGCATCGTCCATGCTATTGCTCCCAATGAACCAATCAAGCGAATCAACTATACTTTTTTTGCCCACCCCTGCGTTTGCAGATAGTTCCGCAATTACTACCTCATTGAGACTCTTGCCACTCAACCGTGCCCGTTTGCGCAAGTAGCTGTCAACTTGAGGTGGTATGTTACGAATGGTATACTGTTTTACTGACATGCATGCATGGTAGCATGTCTGCATGCACTCTGTCAATATGCAGGCACGCTCTAGCCTTTGTTTTCTTGTTCTAGATCATGAGCAACCATCAGCTTGACCAGGCCAGGGAAGTCTACTTTGCGCTTCCAGCCCAGCTTGGTCTCTGCCTTGGTGGGATCACCCAACAACAGGTCTACCTCTGATGGTCGAAAAAAATCAGCGTTGATCTTGATCAATATCTGGCCCGAAGCATCCACGCCCTTCTCATCCACTCCGCTGCCTTCCCACTTCAGATCGACACCAATCTCTTTGAAAGCTAGTTCACAAAACTCACGGATAGAGTGAGTTTCGCCCGTAGCTAGCACATAATCATCTGGTTCGTCCTGCTGCAACATGCGCCACATACCCTCAACATAGTCGCCAGCATAGCCCCAGTCGCGCTTCGCGTCCAGGTTACCCAGTTCTATATTTTCTTGTTTGCCCAGTTTAATCCGCGCGACTGCCTTGCTGATCTTGCGAGTCACAAATTCAGGGCCACGACGGTCGCCCTCATGGTTAAACAAAATACCGCTGGTGGCATGCATGCCGTAACTTTCGCGGTAGTTGCGGGTAATCCAGTGTCCGTATAATTTTGCCACGCCGTAAGGGCTGCGTGGGTGAAAGCTGGCTTCTTCGGTATAGCCATTATCGGGTCGGTTATAGTCCAGGCCACCAAACATTTCTGAGGTCGAGGCTTGGTAGAATCGTGCCTTTTTCTCTAGGCCCGCAAGGCGAATAGCCTCCAACATATTTAGGACACCCTTGCCGGTTACGTCAGCCGTCAAAATAGGGTCGCGAAACGAATAACCCACGTGGCTAATGGCCGCCAGGTTATACACTTCGTCGGGTTGAATCTCTTGCATGGCCCGTGTCAGCGCAGCCAGATCAAGGAGGTCTGCCATGACCAGTTGTACATACGGCATTTCGGCTTTAACAGCCTGGTACCTAGGATGGCTTGCCTCTAGCTGACCCCGTATAACCCCGTAGACTTCGTACCCTTTGTCGTTCAGCAGGGCAGCGAGGTGCCCACCATCTTGTCCGGCGATACCTGTTATAAGTGCTTTTTTCATCCGTTACTTACTCCTATCACAATTCCTGCGGCACGCATTAGTTCTTTTTGGTGTGCAAGGTCAATAGACTCAGGCCGAGCATCTACTCGTAGTTCGGAAAAGTGAGTAGTCTCGGGTGCTTGAGGTTCCCCGGCAGTATCCTCGGCTGTAAAAAATGACGCGTGTTCGAGTTGATCCATTGGGCCTTGTGTTTCTGGGTTTGGCATAGCCTAGCTCCTTTTCTGCCTCTTAGGGTTTTGTTAGAGTATATCACTTGCCCCTGGCGCGTTTGTTGTGACTATTACGGACCACACTACCTGTTAATCCAGCCAACCCCCACCAGGTGTAGGCCACAGCCTCGTTAGACCAAATATGTACCAAAAAGTTAGTGAGTGCCAGGCCCAAAAAACTGGCCAGCAGTGCCTGTACTACGGGGTTTCCGACATGCAGTCGCCACAGTCGCCAGGCCACCAGAGCCAGGATAGCCACAAACAGCAACAGTCCCGCCACCCCTACTTCGGTGGCAATCTGCAGGTAGTAGTTTTCGTTCAATATAGTCCCCTGAATATTATTGCGGACAGACGTAAGTCCAGCCGTTCCTGGCCCCTTACCCAACGGATGGTCAGCAATGTCTTGGATTGATTCCTTAAAGAAGCGAACCCGCAATTCGTTAGGGTCTTCCAGCACCGTACTTTGGTCCGAGTGCAGGATGACGTTCTGTACAAAGTAACTGTTTCGGAACACTACCAGACTAGCCATCATAAGCACCACTACTGCCACCGCATATATCACAATCACGGCACGGTGACGCTGCAGCCGCTCCTTAAAACCGTGGTCGGACAGAGCAATAAAGCCCATAAGCGCCAGAGCCAGTCCCAGCCATGCACTCCGCGAGAACGTAAACCACGTACAGACAACAGTAGCCGCAAGCAGACCGGCATAGCGAAGTTTGTACCTAGATTTTTTTGCCAGGAACAAAGCCGTGGCGGCCAGGGGAGCAATAATAATAAGGTATGAACCGAGCGAATTAGGATCCCGCAGAGTCGACATGACTCGCTCTAGGTCCGGTTTTTCGTCTATCAAGAACACAGGTAGCACGCCATTTTTGCGCTCGTACCCTAGGTGTTTGAGGCTGTCATTTGGCAAGGCCACGTACTGGATTATGCCAAAGGCAACAACAACCGCCCCCGCCACTAACACAATTTGCACTGACCGCCGCAGAACATGCTTTGGGTCAAAAAGTCGCGTCAGCAACCCAGCATACAGAAAGAACATCAGAAAGCGCAAATTATAGACGACCCCTAATATCTCGGCGTCTAGGTCGGTTGGCTTGACCAGAGCCATACCAACAGTCAGGAGTACATAGGCCAGAACCAGCCACACCAATTTATCTTTCAGCAGACGGCCAAACCACGGCTGGCGCCAGCTGCAGCACACTGCCGCCCCAAACCCCGCCACCACTACTATGTCTTTGGTAATCCGGGCAGCCTCGAGCAGCCCAAAACTTGTGCCCAGCCAAGTGCTCAAGAAGACATGCAGCGGCATGTAGGCCAGCAATCCATAAAATATCCAGAGTGCTGTGCGACCGAGCGAAGGTTTGGTGTTTTGTCTCATATTTATAGCCCCTATTGTAAACTAGTGACATATGAAGCACATCGTCATTGACGCCCGTATCCGTCCCAGCAGTACGGGTCGCTATGTTGACCGCCTGATGGAACACCTGCAAAAGATCGATACCGAAAACACCTACACCGTTCTTCTTGAGCCCGGCGACAACTGGCAGCCGACCGCACCCAACTTTACCGCACAGGTCTGTCCCTACAAGCGATTTACTTTTAATCTCCTCGAACAAATCACCTATGGCCGCTACTTACGCAAACTAAACCCAGATCTGGTGCACTTTAGTATGACACCGCTAGAACCAATCTTTTATTTCGGCAAACGTATTACCACCACCCATGACCTCACCATGTTGCGCTATACCCGTGCTGGCAAAACGCCCTTGCCGCTTCATTGGGCGCGCATGACAGGGTATCGGTTTCTGTTTTGGTACAGCCACAAAGCAGCCAACCGCATTATTGCTATCAGCAAGTTTGTAGCCAACGATATTGCGCAACTACATCCTTTTGCCGCCAAGAAAACCATCGTTACCTACGAATCTAGTGAGCCGCCACTAAAGGCCGCAGCCCAGCCTCTTAAAGGAGTAAATCAGCCCTTTATTATGCATACCGGCATCCCCTTCCCGCACAAAAACCTGGAACGATTAGTGCAAGCCTTTGAACTTATGAAAGAAAAACAGCCCGACCTGCAACTAGTGCTATCGGGCAAAAAAGAATATTACTTTGAGGAATTTATAAAGCAGCTGGCCACCAGTCCAGTCAGAGATTCCATTATCATTCCGGGTTTTGTTACCGACCCAGAGCTAAAGTGGCTCTATGAACACGCCGAGGCCTACGTACTGCCAGCTCTCAGCGAGGGCTTTGGGCTGCCTGGTCTAGAGGCTATGGCCCATGGCTGCCCACTCGTAAGCAGCAATGCCACCTGCCTGCCAGAAGTCTATGGCGAGGCAGCACTGTATTTCGATCCAGAAAACATAGAGGATATAGCCGCCAAGGTAGGGCAGGTCATAGATGACAAAAAGCTCCGTAAAGAACTAACCACGAAGGGTCAGGCCCAGCTCAAAAAATACTCCTGGGAGCGCATGGCCGAACAAACCCTAGCCCTCTATAACTCCGTCCTCTAAGCAGCGCTAGGAGCCGGCTTCAGAACAATGTGGCGGTCTCGCCCCTCGCCCTCTGATTCTGTCTGTAGCCCCTCTTCTGAAGCCATCTTGTGTATAGTGCGACGGTCAGCAGCGTTCATGGGCTGCAGGTGCATCACCTCGCCCGTCTCCTTGACTTTCTTGACCCAGTCGGCAGCCTGGCCAACCAAACGGTCAGCTCGAGCCTTCTTGTAATCAGCAACGTCTATGTTAACCCGGGTTTTCTCAAAGTTCTTGCTGCGCAGGGCATTGCTGACAAGAAATTGCAGTGCCCGCATAGTCTCGCCGCGCTGGCCAATCAGGAAACCGTTCAGGTGCGTAGACGGCACATGTAGTTCTATGACCTCGTTATCTTCTGTTGTGGCATACACGTCCGTGTTAAGCCCAAAGAACGACAGAATATCTTCTAGATACTTCTTTGCATACTGAATAGCGTCTTCCACGAATCACCTCCTCTTTTTCTTAGTTGTGGAGGCTTTCTTTTTTTTAGTTGTTTTTTTCTTTTTCTCTATGACTTCGCCTTCGATGACTGCCGTCTTGCTCGACTTGTCAGCCATGTTTTCCATTTCAGTCTCGTCCTGGCCCAGAATACGAGCCTGCTGCAAATACGCAGTTACGCCGCTGATGAACCAGTAC includes these proteins:
- a CDS encoding PIN domain-containing protein, with translation MIIDTSAYSALQQGNSDVQNTFSGADVIIVPVIVIGELRYGFANGARPDENEAVLQRFLATEGVRLTDVTLDTTKVYAELYMYARKNGKVLSFNDLWIAALAKQLHMPLLTLDKDFEVLRPQLPAGLLLI
- the gmd gene encoding GDP-mannose 4,6-dehydratase; the encoded protein is MKKALITGIAGQDGGHLAALLNDKGYEVYGVIRGQLEASHPRYQAVKAEMPYVQLVMADLLDLAALTRAMQEIQPDEVYNLAAISHVGYSFRDPILTADVTGKGVLNMLEAIRLAGLEKKARFYQASTSEMFGGLDYNRPDNGYTEEASFHPRSPYGVAKLYGHWITRNYRESYGMHATSGILFNHEGDRRGPEFVTRKISKAVARIKLGKQENIELGNLDAKRDWGYAGDYVEGMWRMLQQDEPDDYVLATGETHSIREFCELAFKEIGVDLKWEGSGVDEKGVDASGQILIKINADFFRPSEVDLLLGDPTKAETKLGWKRKVDFPGLVKLMVAHDLEQENKG
- a CDS encoding O-antigen ligase family protein, with the translated sequence MRQNTKPSLGRTALWIFYGLLAYMPLHVFLSTWLGTSFGLLEAARITKDIVVVAGFGAAVCCSWRQPWFGRLLKDKLVWLVLAYVLLTVGMALVKPTDLDAEILGVVYNLRFLMFFLYAGLLTRLFDPKHVLRRSVQIVLVAGAVVVAFGIIQYVALPNDSLKHLGYERKNGVLPVFLIDEKPDLERVMSTLRDPNSLGSYLIIIAPLAATALFLAKKSRYKLRYAGLLAATVVCTWFTFSRSAWLGLALALMGFIALSDHGFKERLQRHRAVIVIYAVAVVVLMMASLVVFRNSYFVQNVILHSDQSTVLEDPNELRVRFFKESIQDIADHPLGKGPGTAGLTSVRNNIQGTILNENYYLQIATEVGVAGLLLFVAILALVAWRLWRLHVGNPVVQALLASFLGLALTNFLVHIWSNEAVAYTWWGLAGLTGSVVRNSHNKRARGK
- a CDS encoding glycosyltransferase family 1 protein, with translation MKHIVIDARIRPSSTGRYVDRLMEHLQKIDTENTYTVLLEPGDNWQPTAPNFTAQVCPYKRFTFNLLEQITYGRYLRKLNPDLVHFSMTPLEPIFYFGKRITTTHDLTMLRYTRAGKTPLPLHWARMTGYRFLFWYSHKAANRIIAISKFVANDIAQLHPFAAKKTIVTYESSEPPLKAAAQPLKGVNQPFIMHTGIPFPHKNLERLVQAFELMKEKQPDLQLVLSGKKEYYFEEFIKQLATSPVRDSIIIPGFVTDPELKWLYEHAEAYVLPALSEGFGLPGLEAMAHGCPLVSSNATCLPEVYGEAALYFDPENIEDIAAKVGQVIDDKKLRKELTTKGQAQLKKYSWERMAEQTLALYNSVL
- a CDS encoding R3H domain-containing nucleic acid-binding protein — its product is MEDAIQYAKKYLEDILSFFGLNTDVYATTEDNEVIELHVPSTHLNGFLIGQRGETMRALQFLVSNALRSKNFEKTRVNIDVADYKKARADRLVGQAADWVKKVKETGEVMHLQPMNAADRRTIHKMASEEGLQTESEGEGRDRHIVLKPAPSAA